ATACGCTTATACTTAGTTGCATCATAAGGGATACCTCTATGCATTACTTGTGAGTTGTCCCAAAAGACAACATCTCCTTTTTGCCAAATATGGTAGTAGATTGGTGTGCTTTTTAAAACAGATTCAAACAGAGATTTAGTGAAAATTTTCGCTTCTTCTGATTTATCTTCCATCCCAACAGGAACTGCCGTGTCTATGCCTAGATATAATCCTTTTTTACCCGTAACTTTATGAGTCGATACAATAGGATGTACTTTTGTCGGAATATCAATGGCTTCTTTTGAAAAAATGGGGGCTTTATGATAAAGTGACAAACTTTCTAGTTGCTGTTTTTGTTGATCATCTAAATTGTTGTAGGCTTCAATCAGATCAAGAAACTGAGTACTATGGGGCTGTCTATCTATATCTAAAGGTGGTACTTCCACTCCATAAAGCATTACCACATACAGCGCATTCATATCCAGCCCTTCAGTCCGTGGAAGTCCATCTTTATCCTGATGCCATTTCCAAGCAAACTTTTCTGAAGGTTCGGTTTCTCCCTTTGGATTACCCAAAATATTGACAAATCGGCTTTGTAGTTCTGGGCTGATATCGGGATCTAATGACCTGGAACCGCCAAACATTAATTCACCAAATGTTAGTCTGGCAAATTCTTCTAACTGTGACGCAGTAATGCTTTGCTGTCTGACTACAACAACCCCGTGTTCCCAAAGAGATTGTTTAAATTCGTGCCTTTGCTCGTCTTTGAGGTTAGTGAGACTGCACCCTTGCAGTACTTCAACTCCCAGCCTTGACTGATACTGCATTTATCTATGATATTTTTTATAAAGTTTTTGGTGTTGCTGTTGCTAGCTAACTGTAGTAATTATAATTGCAGTTCTTGTCCATAAAACCTAACCCAAGAAGGTTTAACCGAAGGCGATCGCTCTTGGTACAGCATTGCACATTAGAGATTATCTTAAATATAGGTTTAAATAGATGCAGAGACGCGCTACGGCGTGTCTCTACAATAATTTGCATATTGTTTTTAGATAAAAATTTTGTAGATAGGCATCTTGCCCACCCTAATTTTACAAGTTAAAAGTACATTAGCTTTTACTATAGCAATTAGGCCAATCTCTCCAATAAGCTAATTGTTGGCTTTAATGACTGAGCTTGAACAAACAATGTACTTTGCTCAGGAAAGGCTGTCCAATTTTGCTCAGACAAAGGCTCGGAAGCAACGATAACTTGGGTTGGGTGATTCACATCATCACAAGACCAATAAAGAGTAGGAGCTTGTGTGCCGTAGGCGTAGCGAATTGCTGCGAGTGCCTGGCCATCACTGACTATTAAATTGGCACTAAAGCTAGTGTCTTGTTCTTTAGCCAAGTCAGTCAATTTTTGTAGCGTCGCCCGTAAGGCTGACACCAAGGTGCTGTCTGGAGACGAGTACCACATTTCCACCAGCAGGGCGAAGATGTGTTCAGAGTCGGTCATGCCCTTAATCAGGTTGTATGTAGAATCAGAAAGGCTCTCACGTATCGGTCTATAGAGTGTCTGTTGAAAGTTGGCAATCTCGCCATTATGCACAAACAACAGCTTGCCACTACGGAATGGCTGACAGTTACTGATGTCAAGCGATTCGCCCGTCCCTGCTAGTCGGGCATAACCGACAGCACAAGTAGATTGTATGTAGTTGCTCAACTCTTCCAGGTTCGGATCATTCCATAGAGGGATGGTGTTTCGGTAAATAAATGATTTACCTGCTTCGTCGTACCAGCCTACACCAACGCCGTCTGCACAAACTACTCCTGACTTTAATTCTAGAGGATTGTAACTTTGGTTATAAAGCGAATGCTTTTGTTTATAGAGCAACTCATCTAATCGAATAGGATTACCAAGGTAGCTAATTAATCTACACATAAAAAAAGCGGCGTTGCCAAAGAGTAATGGAATTCAGCTACAAGTTATTCAGGTATTCGCACCTTTTTACTTTGTAACTACTAGAAAGTATTACTAACTTAACAATAATTTATTAATTTTGTGTATTTTTGAATCGTGACTAAAGTCATGGATGTATTCATTACTTTTGTTAGAGTAATTTCTTGAGGTAAAGAGGTTTAATAATTTTAGATAATATATAAGCCCACAAAGAATAGACATTATTTTTTATATCTCGTTAATTACAAAAAATATTACAATAATGACAAATTTTGTTTTTAATCAAGGTAAATATAAAGTTTAATATTATGAACTAGTGTATACAGATAAATTATTGTTTTATTTATCATGTTTATTTGTATTTATAAATTAGCTTTTAAAGCAGTTGGGTACAATTACTAGAGTTTTCTGTTTCTGAATTTTGAAGAGGTGAAATATTTTATATGGTAATTCGCTTTCCACTAATCGTTACCACCCTGATAGTTACTAGCCTAAGTGTGGGTACTCTTTTGGGCGTTGCTACACCAGCTTCAGCTCGCGAGGTAATAACTTGTGAAAGCCAGAATAATCACAGGAACACTTGTTCAATACCGCGTAGAGGCAAAGTCAGGTTTGTCAGGCAATTATCTAGCGCCAGTTGTAGAGGAAATTGGGGCTATAGAAGAAATCGGATTTGGGTAAAAAATGGTTGTCGAGCTGAGTTTTCAGTTGGCGATCGCAGATCCTATAGATAGGTCAATTAGTTGTATATTAACCAAGTCTACAAGTATATTTGCTGCTTATTTATGCAGCATCTAATGTGAGTTTTGAATAATTTTACTTGCCAACTCCATAATTTTCTCAAACTGAAAATTCTGAGCTAAATCTATTAAACAATTTCGGAGTTTAGCTTTTTCTAAGGATATTTGCTCAATTAATTGTAAAATTAGGTCGTCGCTACATTGAGCTGCGGCATTGTATAGTAGTGTTACCCATTCAGACGACATTTGAGATAAAAGACTAACTAATTCACTAGGCTGGCAAACGAGTTCTGTTCCATGTTGCTGATCATTTGCTAATTGAATTTTTTCTTCTTGATAAAGATATCCAACTCCTAAATGTTCGCTCAATTTTTCTAGTAATTGTTCTTCACGGAAGGGCTTGTTAATAAAATCATCACAACCGGCTTTGATCATTGCCTCACGTTGTTCTTCAAAAGCATTGGCTGTCAAGGCAATAATAATGGTTTTCCAATTTTGTGGTTTTGCGGAAAGGTAGATGCTTCTGCGGCTTTTGGCAGGGCACAGTGGCTTGGGGCGAGCATCCAAAAGAGGAGCTTCTGCTGACAAAGATCCTGAGCGCAAAGCGCACGTTACGCGAACGCGGTAAGTGCAGGGTCTCTCTTGAGAGAACGGCTTTTTGCTAACAGAATTTTGAATTGCCTTGGACAGGTTTCTCGACTTATAGTAATTGGTGTGACTTGGGATTGAGGTTTTGTTTTTGCCCTGATACTCCTCTGTCCTGATGTGCCTCTGCTCCCTTTCTTTAATCACTCTAGTGGCTTCATAACCGTCCATAACAGGCATCCGCATATCCATTAAAATTAGGTGTGGTTGCCATTCTTGCCAAAGGGCGATCGCTTCTTGACCATTTGCAGCTTCCTGTACTGCAAAGCCTATAGATGTCAGAATTTTCTCCAGCACTAAACGGCTTTCTCTAACGTCATCAACTACCAAAATCCGGTATTCGGTTTGAGTGGGTGCTAAACCAATAACTTGGCTTTTAGTTAGGTTGCTTTGAATTTCGCTGGCCGCTGTGAGACCGATCTGAATATCAAACGTAAATTTACTTCCTTCACCAACAGTGCTGGTAACGCTAATTTCACCACCCATTAATTGCACGTATTTACGGCTAATTGCTAAACCTAATCCCGTTCCTTGTTGCGATTTCCTTCCGGTTTCAGTTTGTCTAAAAGCTTCAAATAACAAGTTAATTTCTTCAGAGGCAATACCGGGGCCAGTGTCTATAACCTCGAAGGTTAGGGATTGAGGATTAGGGATTGGGCAGCCAGCCGCGTGCAAAGAGAAGTCTGAGCGGAGGCTTCCTCCGTTCCCCACAGGGATTGCCGCAGGCATTAGAACTTCTGAGGGTTCCTCCTGTTGAGCGGACTGGCATGATTGGGAAGAATCTTTCCCAATCTCCAGCGATGTACTGAGCTTGTCGTTCGCAAAGCGTCCCGCTCTTAAGTGTCCCCAATCACCAGCGATACACTGAGCTTGTCGTACCCCTCCGGGGAAGCAAGCTACGCAAAGCGTCCCACAGGGAAGTGTCCCCAACCCCACGCGCAGCGTCACCCTCCCAGTAGTAGTAAATTTGATAGCATTTCCCACTAGGTTGAGCAAGACTTGGCGCAGTTTACTTTCGTCAGCTTGGATGTACTGGGGAAGGTGAGATGTATATTCAAATGCCAATTGTAATCCTTTAGAGGTGGCGCGGAAGCGCAACATTTCTTCGAGGTTTTCTAAGAGGCGAATTAGGTCGAAACTGTTGATATTTATTGTTGTTCTGCCAGCTTCGATTTTAGACATTTCTAAAATGTCATTGATTAAGTTGAGGAGATGTTCGCCAGCACGATTAATGATTGTTAGGTTTTGCTGATGTTCGGTGGATAGAGAATGATCATGACTCATCAATTGGGTAAAACCAAGAATGGCGTTGAGTGGAGTACGCAGTTCATGGCTCATGTTGGCGAGGAATTCGCTCTTAGCCCGATTGGCAGCATCAGCAGTGATCAAAGCTTCTTGCAATGCTTGTGACTGTCTTTGGGTTTGTGCGAGTAATTGTGCCTGCTGCAAAGCAACTCCCAACTGATTGCCAATTTGAACTACAATGTTAATTTCTCCAGGTTTCCATTGGCGGGAATCGGAATTTTGATAACTCGCTAGTAACCCCCAAAGCTCAGTACCACATAAAATAGGGACAATAATATAGGCTTTTACCTGAAAGCGCTCCAGAAGTTTGAGATAACGAGGATGAAACCCAGCTTTGTAGATGTCTGGGATACAGCGAAAACTTGCGTCTTTATACACACTGCCTTGAGTTGCTTCTAGATAAGTTTCTGGCACTTGTTTATGCTGATTCTCCAAAATTTTCGCTAGGCAATGCCCATTTTCTAGAATACCTTCTGTAAGATGAGGGTCATTGTTGTGTTCTTCAATCAGAGAAATCCAACCATCAGCCACCGACTCAGAGACAAATTCGCCACTCCATTGGGGATTGAAACGATAAACAACGACACGATCGCAGTTAAGCACTTGTCGTAATTCTTGGGTGGTAGCAGCAAATATCGTTTCTAAATCAAGTGACTGGCGCATTCTTTGAATCACTTGCGCGATCGCTCTTTCTCTTTCTGCACTCTCAGACAAGGCAACTTCAGCCAATTTCCTTTCGGTAATGTCTGTTACAGTTCCGATATAGCCTTTTATTTCTCCATTATCCCCGATTTCGGGCATAGCCTGACAAATTACCCAGATTATCGTGTCATCTTGACGCAGAAAACGATGTTCATACTTATATAGTTGCTTAGTAGCTGTGGCTTTCTCCCATGCTACTAATAACTGGGCGCGGTCATCTGGATGTACAGCATCGAGCCAAGCAAATCCCAGAGACTCTTCTACACTGCGTCCCGTTATTTCCGTCCAACGCTGATTAAAATATAAGACTTTGCCTTCGACATCGGCATGAAAGATACAAGCTGGTGAGGTTTCTGCTAAAAGTTGATATCGTTGCCTACCTTCTTGCAAAGCTAGTTCTGTGGATTTGCGATCGCTAATATCTGCCCAATAACCAATACACTCCATAGCATTACCTGCTTCGTTGCGGATTAATCTCACCTTGTCGTAGAACCAGTGATAAGTCCCGTCAGCGTGCAACCAACGATATTCGTAGGCAGTGTACTCTTGCTCGAAAATCTGCAAAAATTTTCCCAATACAAGGTTGACATCTTCTGGGTGAATATGGTCTAGCCATAAATGAGAATTTTCCAGAAATTCCTGTGCTTCATAACCAGCCATTGCCTTAACGTTCTCACTGATAAAAGTAGGGCCAAGTTCGCCTGATGTTTTGCTGCTATAAATAACGACAGGACTAGAGGTAAGCAAATATTGTAGACGTTCGTTGGCTAGGCGCAGTTCTTGTTCGGCACGTTTACGATCACTAATTTCTACCAGAACTGTGCCTACACCAGAGGGGCGGTTGTCCTCACCAGGAATCGGAAAGTAAGAAACTAGGAAGTGGCGGATAATATCTGGTTGCTGGGGTGATGCGCTGGTTAATTCCTGGTTGATAATAGATTTACCAGTCAAGAGAACCTGTTGATAAATTGGTTCCACCAAGGAGGCGATGTGAGGTAAGACTTCTTGAATTGTCTTACCAATATGTTTTTCTTGGGAGATTCCATGCATCTCTGCCAACAGTTCGTTGACTTGGACAAACCGTAGTTGGTTATCTAAAATATTCATGCCCACAGGCGCACTGCTGAAAAAGGCATTGAGGCGAGCTTCTCTAAGTGCAAGTTCTCGTTCTAGGGTTTTGCGCTCAGTAATGTCTTTGTGTGTACCTGTCATCCGTAAAGGTTTACCACGTTCATCGCGCTCAAAAATCTGACCGCGGGACTGAATCCACTTCCACTCACCAGAGGAGCAGCACATCCGAAATTCGACTTCATAAACGGGAGTTGCACCTTGGAGATGGGAATTTAGGGCTGTAATGACTGTGGGCCAATCTTCTGGATGCACTAGTTGCTCAAAGGCTTCCATCCTTTCGCCAATTTCGTCTTCTGTATAACCCAGCATCTTCAGCCACCGCCAATCGCGATAGATTTTATCGCTGCTAATATTCCAATCCCACAACCCCAAATCACTAGCTTCTAGAGCCAGCTGTAATCGTTCTTCGCTCTTTCTGTGAGCGGCTTCTACCTGTTTGCGCTCAATCAATCCACCTAACTGACCAGCAACAGCACCTACTAGTAAGAGTAAACGTTTATCTACTGGCACTGAGCTACGTTTAAAAAACACCAAAACAGCCAGAACTTGGTTACCAGCTAGTATCGGGACGCCAAAACCAGCTTTTAATCCCACTTTTGCTGCTTGTGGCGATCGCATAAACAGTGGTTTTCTAACTTTAGAAACATCTTCTATCCATTCTGGCCCTTTGCTCTGCCAAACTCGTCCAGGAAGCCCCATCCCTGGCGCAAATTGCAGAGTTTGGCTTTTACGGCAGAATTCTTCTAAACAGTTTTGGTTGCCATGCCAACCCAGACTATGTTCTAAAACACTGCCATCTTCACTCGGTGTCCATGCTTCGCCAAAATCCCAACCAATGGTATGGCAAATCAACCGCAAGACGAGTGCTAAAGCAATATTTACGTCAACGGCACGAGTGATGGCTTGGGTTGTTAATAGCAATAAACGGATTTCATTTTCAGCCTGCTTACGCTCAGTAATGTCTTTGGCTGTGCCTAGTATGTATTGTTGCCCATCAATCTTGATCATTTCTGCACTAAACAGCGTCGTCTTGACTTCCCCAGTTGAGGTACGGAAATCTACTTCATGGTTGCGTATCGCTTTTGTCTGTTGCAGAACCTGGGCAAGTAAATTATATTCTGCTGGATTCACCCAAATATTCAATTCTTGATTGGTACGATCTATCACCTGAGAACGAGAATAACCAAAAAACTGACAAAAGCTATCGTTAACTTCGATATAGCGTGTTTCTGGTACGGTAATTAAAGCGATTGGGTCAGGAGA
This region of Nostoc sp. UHCC 0302 genomic DNA includes:
- a CDS encoding TauD/TfdA family dioxygenase, which produces MQYQSRLGVEVLQGCSLTNLKDEQRHEFKQSLWEHGVVVVRQQSITASQLEEFARLTFGELMFGGSRSLDPDISPELQSRFVNILGNPKGETEPSEKFAWKWHQDKDGLPRTEGLDMNALYVVMLYGVEVPPLDIDRQPHSTQFLDLIEAYNNLDDQQKQQLESLSLYHKAPIFSKEAIDIPTKVHPIVSTHKVTGKKGLYLGIDTAVPVGMEDKSEEAKIFTKSLFESVLKSTPIYYHIWQKGDVVFWDNSQVMHRGIPYDATKYKRIALRLGVVNTY
- the egtC gene encoding ergothioneine biosynthesis protein EgtC, which gives rise to MCRLISYLGNPIRLDELLYKQKHSLYNQSYNPLELKSGVVCADGVGVGWYDEAGKSFIYRNTIPLWNDPNLEELSNYIQSTCAVGYARLAGTGESLDISNCQPFRSGKLLFVHNGEIANFQQTLYRPIRESLSDSTYNLIKGMTDSEHIFALLVEMWYSSPDSTLVSALRATLQKLTDLAKEQDTSFSANLIVSDGQALAAIRYAYGTQAPTLYWSCDDVNHPTQVIVASEPLSEQNWTAFPEQSTLFVQAQSLKPTISLLERLA
- a CDS encoding PAS domain S-box protein: MLTINSKEKILLFNNQKDVNFLSDILHHRGYYIQTAIPGKLGINRLLNFHPDLIIVDIAMLNREEYEAYKYLISNSSKDISIIFLGDFQEINQSLKGLNINKYDYINKPLQAQEVLLRVENQLTIQRLQKQLNSSNLLKEITALRASQSRYRQLVELSQDLIWSVDADGLITFVNQAVKQSSGYEPQELIGRAFTDFISPTQISQIRAVFRRVLQGEPIFQYEITCISKDGIPIYLIFNAIALRNEDDLIVGVIGTASNITQRQQVEKVLEESAIKLRNHNLVLVQLAQNQALYQGDLKLALKEITQAGAKNIGVERASVWLYDETGMDIHCLDLFEQSRNQHSEGFFLSSADYPVYFQALQQDQIIAADDAHTDPRTKEFLESYLTPLGITSLLDTPIRLEGKTVGVVCLEAVGIAHNWTLEDQNFARSLGNLVSLMLEARFRQRAEAARLVSEEKLASAFRSSPDPIALITVPETRYIEVNDSFCQFFGYSRSQVIDRTNQELNIWVNPAEYNLLAQVLQQTKAIRNHEVDFRTSTGEVKTTLFSAEMIKIDGQQYILGTAKDITERKQAENEIRLLLLTTQAITRAVDVNIALALVLRLICHTIGWDFGEAWTPSEDGSVLEHSLGWHGNQNCLEEFCRKSQTLQFAPGMGLPGRVWQSKGPEWIEDVSKVRKPLFMRSPQAAKVGLKAGFGVPILAGNQVLAVLVFFKRSSVPVDKRLLLLVGAVAGQLGGLIERKQVEAAHRKSEERLQLALEASDLGLWDWNISSDKIYRDWRWLKMLGYTEDEIGERMEAFEQLVHPEDWPTVITALNSHLQGATPVYEVEFRMCCSSGEWKWIQSRGQIFERDERGKPLRMTGTHKDITERKTLERELALREARLNAFFSSAPVGMNILDNQLRFVQVNELLAEMHGISQEKHIGKTIQEVLPHIASLVEPIYQQVLLTGKSIINQELTSASPQQPDIIRHFLVSYFPIPGEDNRPSGVGTVLVEISDRKRAEQELRLANERLQYLLTSSPVVIYSSKTSGELGPTFISENVKAMAGYEAQEFLENSHLWLDHIHPEDVNLVLGKFLQIFEQEYTAYEYRWLHADGTYHWFYDKVRLIRNEAGNAMECIGYWADISDRKSTELALQEGRQRYQLLAETSPACIFHADVEGKVLYFNQRWTEITGRSVEESLGFAWLDAVHPDDRAQLLVAWEKATATKQLYKYEHRFLRQDDTIIWVICQAMPEIGDNGEIKGYIGTVTDITERKLAEVALSESAERERAIAQVIQRMRQSLDLETIFAATTQELRQVLNCDRVVVYRFNPQWSGEFVSESVADGWISLIEEHNNDPHLTEGILENGHCLAKILENQHKQVPETYLEATQGSVYKDASFRCIPDIYKAGFHPRYLKLLERFQVKAYIIVPILCGTELWGLLASYQNSDSRQWKPGEINIVVQIGNQLGVALQQAQLLAQTQRQSQALQEALITADAANRAKSEFLANMSHELRTPLNAILGFTQLMSHDHSLSTEHQQNLTIINRAGEHLLNLINDILEMSKIEAGRTTININSFDLIRLLENLEEMLRFRATSKGLQLAFEYTSHLPQYIQADESKLRQVLLNLVGNAIKFTTTGRVTLRVGLGTLPCGTLCVACFPGGVRQAQCIAGDWGHLRAGRFANDKLSTSLEIGKDSSQSCQSAQQEEPSEVLMPAAIPVGNGGSLRSDFSLHAAGCPIPNPQSLTFEVIDTGPGIASEEINLLFEAFRQTETGRKSQQGTGLGLAISRKYVQLMGGEISVTSTVGEGSKFTFDIQIGLTAASEIQSNLTKSQVIGLAPTQTEYRILVVDDVRESRLVLEKILTSIGFAVQEAANGQEAIALWQEWQPHLILMDMRMPVMDGYEATRVIKEREQRHIRTEEYQGKNKTSIPSHTNYYKSRNLSKAIQNSVSKKPFSQERPCTYRVRVTCALRSGSLSAEAPLLDARPKPLCPAKSRRSIYLSAKPQNWKTIIIALTANAFEEQREAMIKAGCDDFINKPFREEQLLEKLSEHLGVGYLYQEEKIQLANDQQHGTELVCQPSELVSLLSQMSSEWVTLLYNAAAQCSDDLILQLIEQISLEKAKLRNCLIDLAQNFQFEKIMELASKIIQNSH